In a genomic window of Methylomagnum ishizawai:
- a CDS encoding hydrogenase small subunit yields MTETFYEVLRRQGITRRSFMKFCSLTASSLGLGAAYVPRIAEALETKPRTPVLWLHGLECTCCSESFIRSAHPLAKDVVLSMLSLDYDDTLMAAAGHQAEAIFDEIIEKYKGNYILAVEGNPPLNEDGMYCIHGGKPFVEVLRRVAKDCKAIIAWGSCASWGCVQAAHPNPTKATPVHKVIIDKPVVKVPGCPPIAEVMTAVVTYMLTFDKIPDLDRQGRPKMFYGQRIHDKCYRRPHFDAGQFVEAFDDESARKGYCLYKVGCKGPTTYNACSTVRWNDGVSFPIQSGHGCIGCSEDGFWDKGGFYDRVTGIHQFGIESNADQIGIGVAGGVGAAIAVHAAVSALKKAQNKPSDNNNQPGGN; encoded by the coding sequence ATGACCGAAACGTTTTACGAGGTGCTGCGCCGCCAGGGGATCACCCGCCGCAGCTTCATGAAATTCTGTAGCCTCACGGCTTCCTCCCTGGGACTGGGCGCAGCCTACGTCCCCAGGATCGCCGAAGCCCTGGAAACCAAACCCCGCACCCCGGTCCTGTGGCTGCACGGCCTGGAATGCACCTGCTGCTCCGAATCCTTCATCCGCTCGGCCCATCCGCTGGCGAAGGATGTGGTACTATCCATGCTGTCACTCGACTATGACGATACACTCATGGCGGCGGCGGGCCATCAAGCCGAGGCCATCTTCGACGAGATCATCGAAAAATATAAAGGCAACTACATCCTGGCCGTGGAAGGCAACCCACCACTGAACGAGGACGGGATGTATTGCATCCACGGCGGCAAGCCTTTCGTGGAAGTGCTGCGCCGGGTAGCGAAGGATTGCAAAGCCATCATCGCGTGGGGTTCCTGCGCCTCCTGGGGTTGCGTACAAGCCGCCCATCCCAACCCGACCAAAGCCACCCCGGTCCACAAGGTCATCATCGACAAACCCGTCGTGAAAGTACCGGGTTGCCCGCCCATCGCCGAGGTGATGACAGCCGTCGTGACCTACATGCTGACCTTCGACAAGATTCCCGACCTCGACCGCCAAGGCCGTCCCAAGATGTTCTACGGCCAGCGCATCCACGACAAATGCTATCGACGACCGCATTTCGACGCCGGGCAGTTCGTGGAAGCCTTCGACGACGAATCGGCGCGCAAGGGCTATTGCCTGTACAAGGTCGGCTGCAAGGGACCCACTACCTACAACGCCTGCTCCACCGTGCGCTGGAACGACGGCGTTTCCTTCCCGATCCAGTCCGGGCACGGCTGCATCGGTTGTTCGGAGGACGGTTTCTGGGATAAGGGCGGGTTCTACGACCGTGTGACCGGCATCCACCAGTTCGGTATCGAATCCAACGCCGACCAAATCGGCATCGGCGTCGCCGGGGGCGTAGGCGCGGCCATCGCCGTCCATGCCGCCGTCAGCGCCCTCAAGAAGGCGCAGAACAAGCCATCCGACAACAACAACCAGCCAGGGGGGAACTAA
- the draG gene encoding ADP-ribosyl-[dinitrogen reductase] hydrolase, protein MNTSIRRERALGAYLGVAIGDALGATVEFMTPREISHRYGVHDKIVGGGWLKLKAGQITDDTEMSLALGRAIVESGGWDLHAVAESFTAWLKRRPPDVGNTCRRGIRRFMTDGSLEAPLNPGDGGNGACMRNVPVVLATLGEPATFTRCTVEQSHITHHHPLSDAATLATGQMAQSLILGGTLDDCRSIAADLIARHPEFRFDPYPGRASGYIVDTLQTVLYGLFSTENFADCLTWVVNRGDDADTTGAIAGMVAGAAYGAAAIPTRWLKALDPDIRRQIEWQADALLDLAERGDLLEPTHIGGGMGLLRRASAPLPSHP, encoded by the coding sequence ATGAACACCTCGATCCGCCGCGAACGCGCCCTGGGCGCTTATCTCGGCGTCGCCATCGGCGACGCCCTGGGAGCCACCGTGGAATTCATGACACCCCGGGAGATCAGCCACCGCTACGGCGTCCACGACAAGATCGTCGGCGGCGGCTGGCTCAAGCTCAAGGCCGGGCAGATCACCGACGACACCGAGATGTCCCTGGCCCTGGGCCGGGCCATCGTCGAGAGCGGCGGCTGGGACCTCCACGCCGTGGCCGAATCCTTCACGGCCTGGCTCAAACGCCGCCCGCCCGATGTCGGCAACACCTGCCGCCGCGGCATCCGCCGTTTCATGACCGACGGCAGCCTGGAGGCACCCTTGAATCCGGGCGACGGCGGCAACGGCGCGTGCATGAGGAATGTGCCGGTGGTCCTCGCCACCCTGGGGGAACCGGCCACGTTCACCCGCTGCACGGTCGAGCAATCCCATATCACCCACCACCATCCGCTGTCGGACGCCGCCACCCTGGCGACCGGACAGATGGCGCAAAGCTTGATCCTGGGCGGAACCCTGGACGATTGCCGGTCCATCGCCGCCGACCTGATCGCGCGCCATCCCGAATTCCGCTTCGATCCCTATCCGGGCCGGGCCAGCGGCTATATCGTCGATACCTTGCAGACCGTGCTGTATGGCCTGTTCAGCACCGAGAACTTCGCCGACTGCCTGACCTGGGTGGTGAACCGCGGCGACGACGCCGACACCACCGGAGCCATCGCCGGCATGGTGGCGGGCGCGGCCTATGGCGCGGCGGCGATCCCCACCCGCTGGCTGAAGGCGCTGGACCCCGATATCCGCCGCCAGATCGAATGGCAGGCCGACGCCCTGCTCGACCTCGCCGAGCGCGGCGATTTGCTCGAACCCACCCACATCGGCGGCGGGATGGGCCTGTTGCGGCGGGCGTCGGCCCCGTTGCCGTCCCATCCCTAG
- a CDS encoding rhodanese-like domain-containing protein — protein MAADNAWRRITATETRTLLDNPALRVYDARDPASFEAGRIGTAERLSEANLERVLFGTPKADPVLIYCYHGNASQTYAQMFKDFGFKEVYDLIDGYEAWRAAGP, from the coding sequence ATGGCAGCGGACAACGCATGGCGGCGGATCACCGCCACCGAAACCCGGACCCTGCTCGACAACCCCGCGCTCCGGGTCTACGACGCCCGCGACCCGGCCTCGTTCGAAGCGGGCCGGATCGGCACGGCGGAGCGCCTGTCGGAGGCCAACCTCGAACGGGTGCTGTTCGGCACGCCCAAGGCCGATCCCGTCTTGATCTATTGCTACCACGGCAACGCCAGCCAGACCTACGCCCAGATGTTCAAGGATTTCGGCTTCAAGGAAGTCTACGACCTCATCGATGGCTACGAGGCGTGGCGGGCGGCGGGACCGTAG
- a CDS encoding DUF364 domain-containing protein produces MTPQALYELLTDYASPPDPVREVVIGPIWTLCRTDRGIGLAMSPQIPTRTLSWPGTLYGRPVAELAAWLAAWEPYQATVGMAATNAALADLAPPPETVAVRPGSVLPANLALFEYFLPRLAGKKVVVVGRYPGLAKLGEYCRLGVLERTPEGNDFPDPACEFLLPEADWVFLTGSSLTNKTFPRLAELSRSAYTVLMGPTVPWLPELADWGVDALAGIEVLDPETLRQTVAEGGGVRIFEGAVGYRLAELGAPHRLEWLKRRISAVFAEKERLNAAMENWYGRSAGRFPEYARLESANRRLSRLDTAYKTLWDAQNAKPATIPGTFEPSP; encoded by the coding sequence ATGACTCCCCAAGCCCTCTACGAACTCCTGACCGACTACGCTTCCCCGCCCGACCCGGTGCGGGAAGTCGTCATCGGGCCGATCTGGACCCTGTGCCGCACCGACCGGGGCATCGGTTTGGCGATGAGCCCGCAAATTCCGACCCGCACATTGTCCTGGCCGGGCACACTGTACGGGAGGCCGGTGGCCGAACTGGCGGCTTGGCTCGCGGCCTGGGAACCCTACCAAGCCACCGTCGGCATGGCCGCCACCAATGCCGCGTTGGCCGACCTCGCCCCGCCGCCGGAAACCGTGGCGGTACGGCCCGGCTCCGTATTGCCCGCCAATTTGGCGCTGTTCGAGTATTTCCTGCCGCGCCTCGCCGGCAAGAAGGTGGTGGTGGTGGGCCGCTATCCCGGCCTCGCCAAACTGGGCGAATATTGCCGCCTCGGCGTCCTGGAGCGGACGCCCGAAGGGAACGATTTCCCCGACCCCGCCTGCGAATTCCTGCTCCCGGAAGCCGATTGGGTTTTCCTCACGGGCAGTTCCCTGACCAATAAGACCTTCCCCCGGCTGGCCGAATTGTCCCGTTCCGCATACACCGTGCTGATGGGACCGACCGTGCCCTGGCTGCCGGAATTGGCCGATTGGGGCGTGGACGCCCTGGCCGGGATCGAAGTCCTGGACCCGGAAACCCTGCGCCAAACCGTGGCCGAGGGCGGCGGCGTCCGCATCTTCGAGGGGGCCGTGGGCTACCGGCTGGCCGAGTTGGGCGCGCCCCACCGGCTGGAATGGCTGAAACGGCGGATCTCGGCGGTGTTCGCCGAGAAGGAACGCCTGAACGCCGCGATGGAGAATTGGTATGGGAGGTCCGCAGGCCGCTTCCCGGAATACGCCCGGCTCGAAAGCGCCAACCGCCGCCTATCCCGCCTCGACACCGCCTACAAGACCCTGTGGGACGCCCAGAACGCCAAACCGGCCACGATTCCCGGCACCTTCGAACCAAGTCCTTGA
- a CDS encoding group II truncated hemoglobin, whose protein sequence is MSVPSNALPQTPNNPHYQRLGGETAVRNLVERFYELMDRKPEARAIRAMHPEDLASSKEKLYLFLSGWLGGPPLFTERFGPPKLRQRHLPFPIDAAARDAWLSCMNQALEEQVPDAELRAQLAASFHKTADFLRNQP, encoded by the coding sequence ATGTCGGTCCCTTCCAACGCCCTCCCGCAGACCCCGAACAATCCGCATTACCAGCGGCTCGGCGGGGAAACCGCCGTGCGCAACCTGGTCGAGCGCTTCTACGAACTGATGGACCGGAAGCCGGAAGCCCGGGCCATCCGCGCCATGCACCCGGAGGACTTGGCCTCCTCGAAGGAGAAGCTGTACTTGTTCCTGTCGGGCTGGCTGGGGGGACCGCCGCTGTTCACCGAGCGTTTCGGCCCGCCCAAGCTCAGGCAACGCCATCTCCCGTTCCCCATCGACGCGGCGGCGCGGGATGCCTGGCTGTCCTGTATGAATCAAGCCCTGGAGGAACAGGTGCCCGACGCGGAACTCCGTGCCCAACTGGCCGCGTCCTTCCACAAGACCGCCGATTTCCTCCGCAACCAACCCTAG
- a CDS encoding ArsC/Spx/MgsR family protein, which produces MATIVFYEKPGCGNNTRQKNLLAEAGHELIVRNLLTTPWTVETLRPFFGGRPVAEWFNRAAPRVKAGEVVPENLDETEALALMLKDPLLIRRPLMQVGEAREVGFDPGKVAAWIGLGSAADAPAAHLEQCQRPHPCPPPESTTP; this is translated from the coding sequence ATGGCGACCATCGTCTTCTACGAAAAACCCGGCTGCGGCAACAACACCCGGCAAAAAAACCTGCTGGCCGAGGCCGGCCATGAATTGATCGTGCGGAACCTCCTGACCACCCCCTGGACCGTCGAGACCCTGCGGCCCTTCTTCGGCGGGCGTCCGGTGGCGGAATGGTTCAACCGCGCCGCCCCCAGGGTAAAGGCGGGCGAAGTGGTCCCGGAAAACCTGGACGAAACCGAAGCCCTGGCCTTGATGCTCAAAGACCCGCTGTTGATCCGCCGCCCGCTGATGCAGGTCGGGGAAGCACGGGAAGTCGGTTTCGACCCCGGAAAAGTCGCCGCCTGGATCGGCCTGGGTTCCGCCGCCGACGCGCCCGCCGCCCACCTGGAACAATGCCAACGCCCCCACCCCTGCCCGCCCCCGGAGTCCACAACCCCATGA
- the nifD gene encoding nitrogenase molybdenum-iron protein alpha chain: MSLTAEQTKERNKALIKEVLEVYPDKTAKRRAKHLNTYEQGKPDCGTKSNIKSVPGVMTIRGCAYAGSKGVVWGPIKDMIHISHGPVGCGQYSWASRRNYYIGTTGIDTFVTMQFTSDFQEKDIVFGGDKKLEKIIDEIEELFPLNHGITVQSECPIGLIGDDIEAVSKKKSKEYNGKTIVPVRCEGFRGVSQSLGHHIANDAVRDWIFDKADKRPEFKTTPYDVAIIGDYNIGGDAWSSRILLEEMGLRVIAQWSGDGSLAELENTPKAKLNVLHCYRSMNYISRHLEEKYGVPWVEYNFFGPTKIAESLRKIASYFDDTIKANAELVIAKYQPLMDAVIAKYRPRLEGKKVMLYVGGLRPRHVIGAYEDLGMEIVGTGYEFGHNDDYQRTTHYVKDGTLIYDDVTGYEFEKFVEAIQPDLVGSGIKEKYVFQKMGVPFRQMHSWDYSGPYHGYDGFAIFARDMDMAINNPVWAMTKAPWKKAAA, from the coding sequence ATGAGCCTCACCGCAGAGCAAACCAAAGAACGCAACAAGGCCCTCATCAAAGAGGTTCTTGAAGTCTACCCGGACAAGACCGCCAAGCGCCGTGCCAAGCACCTCAACACCTACGAGCAAGGCAAACCGGACTGCGGCACCAAGTCCAACATCAAATCCGTCCCCGGCGTCATGACCATCCGTGGTTGCGCCTACGCCGGTTCCAAGGGCGTGGTGTGGGGTCCGATCAAGGACATGATCCACATTTCCCACGGCCCGGTCGGTTGCGGCCAGTACTCCTGGGCTTCCCGCCGCAACTACTACATCGGCACCACCGGCATCGACACCTTCGTCACCATGCAGTTCACCTCCGACTTCCAGGAGAAGGACATCGTGTTCGGCGGCGATAAGAAGCTGGAAAAGATCATCGACGAAATCGAGGAGCTGTTCCCGCTCAACCACGGCATCACCGTGCAGTCGGAATGCCCCATTGGCCTGATCGGCGACGACATCGAAGCGGTGTCGAAGAAGAAGTCGAAGGAATACAACGGCAAGACCATCGTGCCGGTGCGTTGCGAAGGTTTCCGCGGCGTGTCCCAGTCCCTCGGCCACCACATCGCCAACGACGCCGTCCGCGACTGGATCTTCGACAAGGCCGACAAGCGTCCGGAATTCAAGACCACCCCGTATGACGTCGCGATCATCGGCGACTACAACATCGGCGGCGATGCTTGGTCCTCGCGCATCCTGCTGGAAGAAATGGGCCTCCGCGTGATCGCCCAGTGGTCCGGCGACGGCTCCCTGGCCGAACTGGAAAACACCCCGAAGGCCAAGTTGAACGTGCTGCACTGCTACCGTTCGATGAACTACATCTCCCGCCACCTGGAAGAGAAGTACGGCGTGCCGTGGGTCGAGTACAACTTCTTCGGCCCGACCAAGATCGCGGAATCCCTGCGCAAGATCGCCAGCTACTTCGACGACACCATCAAGGCCAACGCCGAACTGGTCATCGCCAAGTACCAGCCGCTGATGGATGCCGTCATCGCCAAGTACCGTCCGCGCCTCGAAGGCAAGAAGGTCATGCTGTACGTCGGCGGCCTGCGTCCCCGCCACGTCATCGGCGCCTATGAGGACTTAGGGATGGAAATCGTCGGCACCGGCTACGAGTTCGGCCATAACGACGACTACCAGCGCACCACCCACTACGTCAAGGACGGTACCCTGATCTATGACGACGTGACCGGCTACGAATTCGAGAAATTCGTCGAAGCCATCCAGCCCGACCTGGTCGGTTCCGGCATCAAGGAAAAGTACGTGTTCCAGAAGATGGGCGTGCCGTTCCGCCAGATGCACTCCTGGGATTATTCCGGTCCCTATCACGGCTACGACGGCTTCGCCATCTTCGCCCGTGATATGGACATGGCGATCAACAACCCGGTGTGGGCCATGACCAAGGCTCCCTGGAAGAAGGCCGCCGCCTGA
- the nifH gene encoding nitrogenase iron protein gives MASLRQIAFYGKGGIGKSTTSQNTLAALAEMGQRILIVGCDPKADSTRLILHAKAQDTILSLAADAGSVEDLELEDVMKVGFRDIRCVESGGPEPGVGCAGRGVITSINFLEEEGAYEDIDYVSYDVLGDVVCGGFAMPIRENKAQEIYIVMSGEMMAMYAANNISKGILKYANSGGVRLGGLVCNERQTDKELELAESLAAKLGTKLIYFVPRDNIVQHAELRRMTVIEYAPESKQAQHYRNLAEKVHANSGNGIIPTPITMDELEDLLMEHGVMAQVDESQVGKTASELAA, from the coding sequence ATGGCTAGTTTGAGACAGATTGCTTTCTACGGCAAAGGCGGCATCGGTAAGTCCACCACCTCCCAGAACACCCTGGCCGCTCTGGCCGAAATGGGCCAACGCATCCTGATCGTGGGCTGCGACCCCAAGGCCGACTCCACCCGTCTGATCCTGCACGCCAAGGCCCAGGACACCATCCTGTCCCTGGCCGCCGACGCCGGCAGCGTGGAGGACCTGGAGCTGGAAGACGTGATGAAGGTCGGTTTCCGCGACATCCGTTGCGTGGAATCCGGTGGCCCGGAGCCGGGCGTCGGCTGCGCCGGCCGCGGTGTCATCACCTCCATCAACTTCCTGGAGGAAGAAGGCGCGTATGAGGACATCGACTATGTGTCCTACGACGTGTTGGGCGACGTGGTCTGCGGTGGTTTCGCCATGCCGATCCGCGAGAACAAGGCCCAGGAAATCTACATCGTCATGTCCGGCGAAATGATGGCCATGTACGCGGCCAACAACATCTCCAAGGGCATTCTGAAGTACGCGAACAGCGGCGGCGTGCGCCTGGGCGGCTTGGTCTGCAACGAGCGCCAGACCGACAAGGAACTGGAACTGGCCGAGTCCCTCGCCGCCAAGCTGGGCACCAAGCTGATCTACTTCGTACCGCGCGACAACATCGTGCAGCACGCCGAACTCCGCCGCATGACCGTTATCGAGTATGCCCCGGAATCCAAGCAGGCCCAGCACTACCGCAACCTGGCCGAGAAGGTCCACGCCAATTCCGGCAACGGCATCATTCCGACCCCCATCACCATGGACGAGTTGGAAGACCTGTTGATGGAACACGGCGTCATGGCCCAGGTCGACGAAAGCCAAGTCGGCAAGACCGCGTCCGAACTGGCCGCCTAA
- a CDS encoding response regulator — MQIGVDSNKAVDNKRVFVVDNDEIMSAALQFMLHDENETHEIPDLEAVYRKAVDWKPDLIFLGISIVKEKGVGVLAEIRSKISNLKIVMVADSATDPLAQECLRNGANSILAKPLTIEKARQKVDAQLGRSVKLSIPVQVM, encoded by the coding sequence ATGCAGATCGGTGTAGACAGTAATAAGGCCGTGGATAACAAGCGCGTGTTCGTGGTGGACAACGACGAAATCATGAGCGCGGCGCTGCAATTCATGCTGCACGACGAGAACGAGACCCACGAAATCCCCGACCTCGAAGCGGTCTACCGCAAGGCCGTGGACTGGAAGCCGGACTTGATCTTCCTGGGCATAAGCATCGTCAAGGAGAAGGGCGTCGGCGTCCTGGCCGAAATCCGCTCCAAGATTTCCAACCTCAAGATCGTGATGGTGGCCGATTCCGCCACCGACCCCTTGGCCCAGGAATGCCTCAGGAATGGCGCGAACTCCATCCTGGCCAAGCCCCTGACCATCGAGAAGGCCCGCCAGAAGGTGGACGCCCAGCTCGGGCGCTCGGTGAAGCTCAGCATCCCGGTCCAGGTGATGTAA
- a CDS encoding SagB/ThcOx family dehydrogenase: MNPPLEPGAPALAAVLAYHERTKHRFERYAAGPETLDWSAQPEPFRWYEGAPQVRLPLAAAGPATPYAALSRPGGVPPRPFSLENLALLLELSLGLSAWKEYGPDRWALRCNPSSGNLHPTEGYVLCRGVADLADGVYHYLSRDHVLEQRAACDPASVVESRVFVALSSIHWREAWKYGERAFRYCQLDTGHAIGALRYAAAALGWRVGIVAGLGSAGLAALLGLDRRGDFLGVEEEEPELLLELLADAAPSAAAPDFVLPPEAWRGQANRLDPHPMYHWPVIDEVAEASRTPEAVPETPGSTAVAYPSLPGLDPTPVAALIRQRRSAQHFDRKQTMSAAAFYRLLDGLLPRADTAPFDTWNAAPRLHPVLFVHRVAGLEPGLYALPRRAGIETDLRAACKPDFEWTRPAGCPGHLPLFRLVAGDCAKIGRAINCHQAIGADSSFALGMLAEFEASLAEAPWAYRRLYWEAGLLGQALYLEAEALGVRGTGIGCYFDDVFHQLLGLEGPAFQSLYHFTVGFPLVDTRILTLPPYAGRDPTPGG, translated from the coding sequence ATGAATCCCCCCTTGGAACCCGGCGCTCCGGCGCTGGCCGCGGTTTTGGCCTATCACGAGCGCACCAAGCACCGTTTCGAGCGCTACGCGGCGGGACCGGAAACCCTGGATTGGTCGGCCCAGCCGGAACCTTTCCGCTGGTACGAAGGTGCCCCGCAGGTCCGGCTGCCCCTGGCGGCGGCCGGCCCCGCCACGCCCTACGCCGCGCTGAGCCGGCCGGGGGGCGTGCCGCCGCGCCCCTTCTCGCTGGAAAACCTCGCCCTCCTGCTGGAACTGTCGCTGGGCCTGTCGGCCTGGAAGGAATACGGACCCGACCGTTGGGCCTTGCGCTGTAATCCTTCCAGCGGGAACCTGCACCCGACCGAGGGTTATGTGCTGTGCCGGGGCGTGGCCGACCTCGCCGACGGTGTTTATCACTACCTCAGCCGCGACCATGTGCTGGAACAACGCGCTGCGTGCGACCCGGCGTCCGTTGTGGAATCACGGGTCTTCGTGGCCCTGAGTTCCATCCATTGGCGGGAAGCCTGGAAATACGGCGAGCGGGCGTTCCGCTATTGCCAGCTCGACACCGGCCATGCCATCGGCGCTTTGCGCTATGCGGCGGCGGCCCTGGGTTGGCGGGTCGGTATCGTGGCGGGCTTGGGTTCCGCCGGCTTGGCGGCGCTGCTCGGTTTGGACCGGCGCGGGGATTTCCTGGGCGTGGAGGAGGAAGAACCGGAACTACTGCTGGAACTGCTGGCCGACGCCGCCCCAAGCGCCGCCGCGCCCGATTTCGTCCTCCCGCCCGAAGCTTGGCGCGGACAGGCCAACCGGCTCGACCCGCATCCCATGTACCACTGGCCGGTGATCGACGAAGTCGCGGAAGCCAGCCGCACACCCGAAGCAGTGCCCGAAACGCCCGGATCGACAGCGGTGGCTTATCCATCCCTGCCAGGTCTGGACCCCACCCCGGTGGCGGCGCTGATCCGCCAACGCCGCAGCGCCCAGCATTTCGACCGCAAACAGACCATGAGCGCCGCCGCCTTCTACCGGCTGTTGGACGGCCTATTGCCCCGCGCCGATACCGCGCCCTTCGACACCTGGAACGCCGCGCCCCGGCTGCATCCGGTGCTGTTCGTACACCGGGTGGCAGGACTGGAACCGGGACTCTACGCCCTGCCCCGCCGCGCCGGGATCGAAACCGATCTACGCGCCGCCTGCAAGCCGGATTTCGAGTGGACCCGGCCCGCGGGCTGTCCCGGCCATTTGCCGCTGTTCCGGCTGGTGGCGGGCGATTGCGCCAAGATCGGGCGGGCCATCAACTGCCATCAGGCTATCGGCGCGGATAGCTCGTTCGCGCTGGGGATGCTGGCCGAATTCGAGGCGTCCCTGGCTGAAGCACCCTGGGCCTACCGGCGGCTCTATTGGGAAGCCGGGCTGTTGGGACAAGCCTTGTACCTGGAGGCCGAAGCCCTGGGTGTGCGCGGCACCGGCATCGGCTGCTATTTCGACGATGTATTCCATCAACTGCTGGGCCTCGAAGGGCCGGCCTTCCAATCGCTCTACCATTTCACCGTGGGTTTCCCGCTGGTGGATACCCGGATACTCACCTTGCCGCCCTACGCCGGGCGCGATCCAACCCCAGGAGGATGA
- a CDS encoding NAD(+)--dinitrogen-reductase ADP-D-ribosyltransferase, which yields MADEPASIGHSINHLVGIPTRLLASSAFNEYPQPLRIAGVREANYGLFDRLDTAPDPQAAAEIFQDYMYLVFGLYGEKPKSGDGPRRFRSSYLKLLSGWGFDSNNPQGAVLKGWVESRFGLFPTFHKEPLGRFPSPAWMGYVEEKMSSRFHNNSINLQLDLLYEFCQWTMQRFSLLERRHVTLYRGENGFHEQRQIGPREGRWMTVRLNNLVSFTANRDIACEFGDFILEVKVPLVKILFFNDLLPGHGLKAESEYMIVGGEYRVKATYY from the coding sequence ATGGCAGACGAACCCGCCAGCATCGGCCACAGCATCAACCACCTGGTGGGGATTCCCACCCGGTTGCTGGCCAGCAGCGCCTTCAACGAGTATCCGCAGCCGCTGCGGATCGCGGGCGTTAGGGAAGCCAACTACGGCCTGTTCGACCGCCTCGACACCGCCCCCGACCCCCAGGCGGCGGCGGAAATCTTCCAGGACTACATGTACCTGGTGTTCGGCCTGTACGGGGAAAAACCAAAAAGCGGGGACGGGCCCAGGCGGTTCCGTTCCAGTTACCTCAAGCTCCTGAGCGGTTGGGGGTTCGATTCCAACAACCCGCAGGGCGCGGTGTTGAAAGGCTGGGTGGAAAGCCGCTTCGGCCTGTTCCCGACCTTCCACAAGGAGCCTTTGGGCCGCTTCCCCTCGCCCGCCTGGATGGGCTATGTCGAGGAGAAGATGTCCAGCCGCTTCCACAACAACAGCATCAACCTGCAACTCGACCTGTTGTACGAATTCTGCCAATGGACGATGCAACGCTTTAGCCTTCTGGAACGCCGCCATGTCACCCTCTACCGGGGCGAGAACGGCTTCCACGAACAACGCCAGATCGGCCCGCGCGAGGGCCGCTGGATGACGGTCAGGCTCAACAACCTGGTGTCGTTCACCGCCAACCGCGATATCGCCTGCGAATTCGGCGATTTCATCCTGGAGGTGAAAGTGCCCCTGGTGAAGATCCTGTTTTTCAACGACCTGCTGCCGGGCCACGGACTCAAGGCCGAATCGGAGTACATGATCGTCGGCGGCGAATACCGGGTGAAGGCCACCTATTACTGA